A single Lolium perenne isolate Kyuss_39 chromosome 6, Kyuss_2.0, whole genome shotgun sequence DNA region contains:
- the LOC127306043 gene encoding GDSL esterase/lipase At5g55050 — MVRARVANGKALMVLVGAVLLVCGGGGLPAAVASGHAREEVHLVPAVYVFGDSTVDVGNNQYLPGNAPLQLPYGIDFPQSRATGRFSNGYNVADSISRILGFKRSPPAYLSLTPQTSRQIFRGFRGANYASGGSGILDTTGNTLTLTKQVELFAATKSKMTEYAGGKGSAAVDALLSKSLFLISDGGNDMFAFILQNRTAAEAPSFYTDLLSNYTKHVQTLYTLGARRFGIVDVPPIGCVPAVRAKSPTGETACVPAANALAKGFNDALAGVMAKLAAALPGMKYSVGSSYNLVTFFTAHPEAAGFRDVASACCGGGRLGVQTGCVPNATYCGNRNDHLFWDGVHGTQATSNKGAKAIFSAPVKMGFAAPINFKQLISS; from the exons ATGGTGAGGGCAAGGGTGGCCAATGGCAAGGCTCTGATGGTACTGGTGGGGGCAGTGCTCCTtgtctgcggcggcggcggtctgCCGGCAGCAGTGGCGAGCGGGCACGCGCGCGAGGAAGTGCACCTGGTGCCGGCGGTGTACGTGTTCGGCGACTCGACGGTGGACGTCGGGAACAACCAATACCTGCCGGGGAACGCCCCGCTACAGCTCCCCTACGGCATCGACTTCCCGCAGTCGAGGGCCACCGGGAGGTTCAGCAACGGTTACAACGTCGCCGACTCCATCT CGAGGATACTGGGTTTCAAGAGGAGCCCGCCGGCGTACCTGTCGCTGACGCCGCAGACGAGCCGCCAGATCTTCAGAGGCTTCCGTGGAGCCAACTACGCTTCCGGCGGCTCCGGCATTCTCGACACCACC GGGAACACCCTGACATTGACCAAGCAGGTGGAGCTCTTCGCGGCCACCAAGTCAAAGATGACTGAGTACGCCGGCGGCAAGGGCTCCGCGGCCGTCGACGCGCTGCTGTCCAAGTCCCTCTTCCTCATCAGCGACGGCGGCAACGACATGTTCGCCTTCATCTTGCAGAACCGAACGGCGGCCGAGGCGCCGTCCTTCTACACCGACCTCCTCTCCAACTACACGAAACACGTGCAGACGCTCTACACCCTCGGCGCCCGCCGCTTCGGGATCGTCGACGTGCCGCCGATCGGCTGCGTGCCGGCGGTGCGCGCCAAGTCCCCGACCGGCGAGACCGCGTGCGTTCCCGCCGCCAACGCCCTCGCGAAGGGTTTCAACGACGCGCTGGCGGGAGTGATGGCGAAGCTCGCCGCCGCGCTGCCTGGGATGAAGTACTCCGTGGGGAGCTCTTACAACCTGGTGACCTTCTTCACGGCGCACCCTGAGGCCGCCGGGTTCAGGGACGTGGCCAGCGCGTGCTGCGGCGGCGGGAGGCTCGGCGTGCAGACCGGGTGCGTGCCCAACGCCACCTACTGCGGCAACCGCAATGACCACCTGTTCTGGGACGGGGTGCACGGCACCCAGGCAACCTCCAACAAGGGCGCCAAGGCCATCTTCTCCGCGCCGGTGAAGATGGGCTTCGCCGCGCCCATCAACTTCAAGCAGCTCATTTCTTCTTGA